Proteins from a single region of Sporosarcina sp. P33:
- the pth gene encoding aminoacyl-tRNA hydrolase produces MKLLIGLGNPGKNYEKTRHNIGFQVIDELARRWQAPPFQQKFNGQYTTIHTPEGKVILLKPMTYMNLSGECVRPLADYFEVNDEELLVLYDDLDLPAGKIRLRQKGSAGGHNGMKSIIAHMATSEFNRIRIGVDRPSGGMKVSDYVLSPFGKDEQPLMEEAIQKSADACEEWVHRNTPFLEVMNKFNGS; encoded by the coding sequence ATGAAACTACTGATTGGTCTCGGGAATCCCGGGAAGAACTACGAAAAAACACGGCATAATATAGGTTTCCAAGTCATTGATGAACTGGCAAGACGCTGGCAGGCTCCGCCGTTCCAGCAAAAGTTCAACGGTCAGTATACGACGATCCATACGCCTGAGGGCAAAGTGATACTGTTGAAGCCGATGACTTATATGAACTTGTCCGGAGAATGCGTTCGTCCGCTGGCAGATTACTTTGAGGTAAATGACGAAGAATTACTTGTGTTATACGATGATCTGGATTTGCCTGCCGGAAAAATCCGTCTTCGTCAAAAGGGAAGTGCAGGCGGCCATAACGGCATGAAATCGATAATTGCCCATATGGCTACCTCTGAATTCAACCGTATCCGCATCGGTGTTGACCGTCCGTCCGGCGGCATGAAAGTTTCTGATTATGTACTGTCTCCTTTTGGCAAGGATGAGCAGCCATTAATGGAAGAAGCGATACAAAAAAGTGCAGACGCCTGTGAAGAGTGGGTACACCGCAATACGCCGTTCCTTGAAGTGATGAATAAATTTAACGGATCATAA
- a CDS encoding anti-sigma-F factor Fin, translated as MIRYSCNHCHTEIGSIPFESAKETLSQLGDAEKSTFLSVDSDGGLHIRCICEYCEQSLQTFPDYYTLKKWLQ; from the coding sequence ATGATCCGTTATTCTTGCAATCACTGTCACACGGAAATCGGTTCAATTCCATTCGAATCAGCAAAGGAAACGCTCAGTCAATTGGGAGATGCGGAAAAAAGCACATTTCTATCCGTCGATTCAGATGGCGGACTGCATATACGATGCATTTGCGAATACTGTGAACAATCCCTGCAGACATTCCCGGATTATTACACCTTAAAAAAATGGTTACAATAA